From the Pseudomonas putida genome, one window contains:
- a CDS encoding helix-turn-helix domain-containing protein codes for MHPGTPQEPLPTPGALTPARLRQAKELMLRSSLSIIEIAAVCNLTRSHFSRAFKVNTGLSPQAWRLLARMEKAKRLLVTEAPITHVSLECGFCDQAHFTRAFSRLVGQPPKAWRQAQAFS; via the coding sequence ATGCACCCTGGGACGCCCCAAGAGCCACTGCCAACCCCCGGCGCGCTGACGCCCGCGCGGTTGCGCCAAGCCAAGGAACTGATGCTGCGCAGCTCGCTGTCGATCATCGAGATCGCGGCTGTGTGCAACCTCACCCGCAGCCATTTCTCCCGTGCCTTCAAGGTCAACACCGGCCTGTCGCCCCAGGCCTGGCGCCTGCTGGCGCGCATGGAAAAGGCCAAGCGCCTGCTCGTCACCGAGGCACCGATCACCCACGTGAGCCTGGAGTGCGGCTTCTGCGACCAGGCCCATTTCACCCGGGCCTTCAGCCGCCTGGTCGGCCAGCCGCCCAAGGCTTGGCGCCAGGCGCAGGCATTTTCTTAA
- the ycaC gene encoding isochorismate family cysteine hydrolase YcaC — MSQPDYKRLNKDDAVVLLVDHQTGLISLVQDFSPNEFKNNVLALGDLAKFFGLPTILTTSFEQGPNGPLVPELKEMFPDAPYIARPGQINAWDNEDFVKAIKATGRKQLIIAGVVTDVCVAFPTLSALAEGFEVFVVTDASGTFNETVQQAAWVRMTQAGAQMMNWFSVACELHRDWRNDIEGLGNLLSQRIPNYRNLMNSYAALSAR, encoded by the coding sequence ATGAGCCAACCTGATTACAAGCGCCTGAACAAAGACGACGCCGTGGTGCTGCTGGTCGACCACCAGACTGGCCTGATCTCGCTGGTACAGGACTTCTCGCCCAACGAATTCAAGAATAACGTCCTGGCCCTGGGCGACCTGGCCAAGTTCTTCGGCCTGCCGACCATTCTCACCACCAGCTTCGAGCAAGGCCCCAACGGCCCGCTGGTGCCGGAGTTGAAAGAGATGTTCCCGGACGCGCCGTACATTGCTCGCCCAGGCCAGATCAATGCCTGGGACAACGAGGACTTCGTCAAGGCGATCAAGGCCACTGGCCGCAAGCAGCTGATCATTGCCGGTGTGGTGACCGATGTATGCGTGGCCTTCCCGACCCTGTCGGCATTGGCTGAGGGCTTTGAAGTGTTCGTGGTGACCGATGCCTCGGGCACCTTCAACGAGACCGTGCAGCAGGCGGCATGGGTGCGCATGACCCAGGCGGGTGCGCAGATGATGAACTGGTTCTCGGTGGCCTGTGAGCTGCACCGTGACTGGCGCAACGACATCGAAGGGCTAGGTAACCTGCTGTCGCAGCGGATCCCCAACTACCGCAACCTGATGAACAGCTATGCGGCGTTGAGCGCTCGCTGA
- a CDS encoding trifunctional serine/threonine-protein kinase/ATP-binding protein/sensor histidine kinase, which yields MLDERLANRPIDFDQSIDDDWLNRCDITQLGQEGELSYFRLCDPETRQAWIAVRAPLEAPAACQRLERDYRLQLDPQWAVIPSAFVRSTEGPLLVYPAGRSIADLIRQGPLALATFLEIAVNAANALTQAHEHNVLHGALQPEHVCLRPNHQVRLGCFRADTPELISEQGNALGNWAYLAPEQICPHGSSSDRRSDIYALGAILYQLLLGELPLAGRDTQHWRQLHAGVQPRTACEVDSQVPQPLSRILAKALAKEPDARYQSARALTVDLAHCQRQWAASKSIAPFEPGCADPASPSRERLYGRNAEQKLIALMLNALRRDSKPQVLLINGAAGMGKSSLVEAALKAHAEGYWAIGKCNSPEQAVPYAPWVEILGSLTTQLLAKNSQDLDTLRREILHRIKDHGRLLGKLAPELQLILGPLPDLPEKPTRLALQKAQQAIVEFLQVFSSPGHPLTLCFDDLQWADDATQQLLAQLLAQAPDNLLLIFVRRDDAQTAVTPLATPATLHSITLNLRPLTVGAVTELVGERYHVSPDQALQVAELIHGKTAGNPFFINQILRVMVEDRLFTFDTQAMRWSWCLQAVARQRYSDNVADLMIHRLARLPTPQRDVLRIASAAGSRCDERLLLALLPGKPLKALVDAGFLQPGQKGLSFAHGRVMEAAYQLTPARDRGQLHASIALAMLQVWRNDLQEAEFEIANQLQRASPRGFAADDCDLFLQLLHDAALRSRDTGAYEQSAAYLQTCELLLHQSATPQSHANHAFAIACMAAECHLQLSRMAAAEERIMVCRQRARSTLERVRVCRLQACLHTVRGDYQAAINTAVDGLELLGISLTCGVDPQQVEASHAHVLDLIEQQGRHCLASLPRTDSEEVAAAIGLLATLSSSFFVQDDICFLHLAKLMELSLLHGVAPGSTYGLAWYGVMIAERFGSYHDGHACCLAALKLIERHGFEADLTSALLALDQVSAWTSPMEFARRMALEALDSTRVSGDVAMTCYACNHLVSDSLFMGRYLPEVAEEVAQGLATVRGYGYSDIEQILQAQQAFVASLSGAPCTIQPAHVNSPTTLFFQQLFTGMSAFYLGNVAQAMHSLNAAGDNAWAAPAHINLADYHLFRGLALGSPEAHGSLADKLAELQALHERFGRWAGFNPVTFRSKLLLIEGVIAKLEGDGLAAIRCFDQAQIAATAAGFIHEQALAHEQLAEVCIPSGLISGANLHLRIARDCFHIWGATGKVQQLEALHPFLRTQPVQETYRATQQAKLDLEAGIEAARALSEEVLLEGLIETLMGHLTQHSGADHGALLIVSGAEFQMAALAFIDNAGLHVSMDNCQKFMTQAPLSIINATLRTKKPLVLNDAQSDCPEAFRQELHARKARSVLCLPLVIQGVLIGLVYLENRLVPNLFGSQRLAMLEILASQAAVSLQTAKFYTRLAEDNQARAQMEEELRRSRAELARSAHLQVMNELSASIAHEISQPLLGIASNAAASLRWLKRAEPNLEEAIAGLEDIRNDSERAANIVRALRSLAKQSPMQLKAVKVDELIREVLRLTSADAAKHLVEVQTRLQAGVSVMADPVQLQQLVFNLITNALDALAGYRSDGVLRISSAVGADVVEICVDDNGPGISVDERVHVFDAFHTTKDEGLGMGLAICSSVVQAHGGQLQALESAFGGCRIRFTLPVNRS from the coding sequence ATGCTCGATGAACGCCTCGCAAACAGGCCCATCGATTTCGACCAATCGATCGACGATGACTGGCTGAATCGCTGCGATATCACGCAACTGGGTCAAGAAGGTGAGCTCAGCTATTTCCGCTTGTGCGACCCCGAGACCCGCCAAGCCTGGATCGCCGTGCGCGCCCCGCTCGAGGCCCCTGCGGCCTGCCAGCGCCTTGAGCGTGACTACCGCCTGCAGCTGGACCCGCAATGGGCGGTAATCCCCTCAGCGTTCGTCCGTTCCACCGAAGGCCCTTTGCTGGTGTACCCGGCCGGCCGCTCCATCGCCGACCTGATCCGCCAGGGCCCGCTCGCCCTGGCGACCTTTCTCGAAATCGCGGTAAACGCCGCCAACGCCTTGACCCAAGCACACGAGCACAACGTACTGCACGGTGCATTGCAGCCCGAACACGTGTGCCTGCGGCCCAACCATCAGGTGCGACTTGGCTGTTTTCGTGCCGATACACCAGAACTGATCAGCGAACAGGGCAATGCGCTCGGCAACTGGGCCTACCTGGCACCGGAGCAGATCTGCCCACATGGCAGCAGCAGCGACCGGCGCAGCGACATCTATGCATTGGGCGCAATCCTCTACCAGCTGCTGTTGGGCGAGCTGCCGCTGGCCGGGCGCGATACCCAGCACTGGCGCCAGTTGCATGCCGGCGTTCAGCCACGCACGGCCTGTGAGGTCGACAGTCAGGTACCGCAGCCACTGAGCCGGATCCTGGCCAAGGCCCTGGCAAAGGAACCCGACGCCCGCTACCAGAGCGCCCGGGCCCTGACTGTGGACCTGGCCCACTGCCAAAGGCAATGGGCCGCCAGCAAGTCTATCGCCCCGTTCGAGCCCGGCTGCGCCGACCCGGCTTCGCCCAGTCGCGAGCGACTGTACGGCCGCAATGCCGAACAGAAGCTCATCGCCCTGATGCTCAATGCCCTGCGTCGCGACAGCAAGCCGCAGGTGCTGCTCATCAATGGCGCGGCGGGCATGGGCAAGTCCAGCCTGGTCGAGGCCGCACTCAAAGCCCATGCCGAAGGCTATTGGGCTATCGGCAAGTGCAATAGCCCGGAACAGGCTGTGCCCTATGCGCCTTGGGTCGAGATCCTCGGTTCGCTGACCACCCAGCTGCTGGCCAAGAACAGCCAGGATCTGGACACGCTGCGCCGCGAGATCCTGCATCGCATCAAGGATCACGGTCGGTTGCTCGGCAAGCTGGCCCCAGAGCTGCAACTGATACTCGGTCCCCTGCCCGACCTGCCGGAAAAGCCCACGCGTCTGGCATTGCAGAAAGCGCAGCAGGCCATCGTCGAATTCCTGCAGGTGTTCAGCTCCCCCGGTCACCCGCTGACGCTGTGTTTCGATGACCTGCAGTGGGCCGACGATGCCACCCAACAGCTGCTGGCACAGTTGCTCGCCCAGGCCCCCGACAACCTGCTGCTGATCTTCGTCCGCCGCGACGATGCGCAAACCGCGGTTACGCCACTTGCCACGCCCGCAACGCTGCACAGCATCACACTGAACCTGCGCCCACTGACCGTCGGTGCAGTCACCGAACTGGTCGGCGAGCGCTACCACGTCAGCCCCGACCAGGCGTTGCAGGTCGCCGAGCTGATTCACGGCAAGACCGCAGGTAACCCGTTCTTCATCAACCAGATCCTCAGGGTCATGGTCGAAGACCGGCTGTTCACCTTCGACACCCAGGCCATGCGCTGGTCGTGGTGCCTGCAAGCCGTGGCCCGGCAACGCTATTCCGACAACGTCGCCGATCTGATGATCCACCGTCTGGCACGTCTGCCGACCCCTCAACGCGATGTACTGCGGATCGCCAGCGCGGCAGGCAGCCGCTGCGATGAACGCCTGCTGCTTGCACTGCTGCCGGGCAAACCGCTGAAGGCCTTGGTTGACGCGGGTTTCCTGCAACCGGGCCAGAAGGGTCTGAGCTTCGCCCATGGCCGCGTGATGGAGGCCGCCTACCAACTCACGCCTGCGCGTGATCGCGGCCAGCTGCATGCAAGCATTGCCCTGGCCATGCTCCAGGTCTGGCGCAACGACTTGCAGGAGGCTGAGTTCGAGATCGCCAATCAGCTGCAACGCGCCAGCCCACGCGGGTTTGCAGCGGATGACTGCGACCTTTTCCTGCAGCTTTTGCATGATGCGGCGCTGCGCTCGCGCGACACGGGCGCCTACGAACAATCTGCGGCCTACCTGCAAACATGCGAGCTGCTGCTGCACCAGAGTGCCACACCGCAGAGCCACGCCAACCATGCCTTTGCCATCGCCTGCATGGCTGCAGAATGCCACCTGCAGCTGTCGCGCATGGCTGCAGCCGAAGAGCGGATCATGGTATGCCGCCAGCGCGCACGCTCGACGCTGGAGCGGGTACGGGTATGCCGGCTGCAGGCATGCCTGCACACCGTGCGCGGCGATTACCAGGCCGCCATCAACACCGCCGTCGACGGCCTTGAGCTGCTGGGAATCAGCCTGACTTGCGGTGTCGACCCGCAGCAAGTGGAAGCCAGCCACGCGCATGTCCTGGACCTGATCGAACAGCAAGGCCGCCATTGCCTGGCGTCGCTGCCGCGTACCGACTCGGAGGAGGTAGCGGCTGCCATTGGCTTGCTGGCCACCTTGTCGTCATCGTTTTTTGTACAGGACGATATCTGCTTCCTGCACCTGGCCAAGCTCATGGAGCTATCGCTGTTGCACGGTGTCGCCCCAGGCAGCACCTACGGCCTGGCCTGGTACGGGGTGATGATCGCCGAGCGCTTCGGCAGCTACCACGACGGCCATGCCTGCTGCCTGGCCGCGCTCAAGCTGATCGAGCGACACGGCTTCGAGGCCGATCTCACCAGCGCGCTGCTGGCCCTGGACCAGGTCAGTGCCTGGACTTCGCCCATGGAGTTCGCCCGCCGCATGGCGCTGGAAGCACTCGACTCGACACGCGTGAGCGGTGACGTGGCCATGACCTGCTATGCCTGCAACCATCTGGTTTCCGACTCCCTGTTCATGGGCCGCTATCTGCCGGAAGTGGCCGAGGAAGTGGCTCAGGGCCTGGCTACCGTGCGCGGTTACGGCTACAGCGATATCGAGCAGATCCTGCAAGCCCAGCAGGCATTCGTCGCCAGCCTGAGCGGAGCACCCTGCACGATCCAGCCCGCGCATGTGAATTCACCCACCACGTTGTTCTTCCAGCAGCTGTTCACCGGCATGTCAGCCTTCTACCTGGGCAATGTCGCGCAAGCCATGCACAGCCTGAACGCTGCGGGCGATAACGCCTGGGCAGCACCGGCACATATCAACCTGGCTGACTACCACCTGTTCCGCGGCCTGGCCCTGGGCAGCCCGGAAGCCCACGGCAGCCTTGCCGACAAGCTGGCCGAGCTGCAGGCCCTGCACGAGCGCTTCGGCCGCTGGGCCGGCTTCAATCCGGTGACCTTCCGCAGCAAGCTCCTGTTGATCGAAGGGGTAATTGCCAAGCTCGAAGGCGACGGCCTGGCGGCCATTCGCTGCTTCGACCAGGCGCAGATCGCCGCGACCGCCGCCGGCTTCATCCACGAACAGGCCCTGGCCCACGAGCAACTGGCCGAGGTCTGCATCCCCAGCGGGCTGATCTCCGGCGCCAACCTGCACCTGCGTATTGCCCGCGACTGCTTCCATATCTGGGGGGCGACCGGCAAGGTGCAGCAGCTGGAGGCCTTGCATCCGTTCCTGCGCACGCAACCCGTCCAGGAGACCTACCGCGCCACCCAGCAGGCCAAGCTGGACCTCGAGGCCGGTATCGAGGCGGCGCGGGCGTTGTCCGAGGAAGTGCTGCTCGAAGGCCTGATCGAAACGCTGATGGGCCACCTCACCCAACACTCCGGCGCCGATCACGGTGCGCTGCTGATCGTCAGCGGCGCCGAATTCCAGATGGCCGCCCTGGCCTTCATCGACAATGCAGGGCTGCACGTGAGCATGGACAACTGCCAGAAGTTCATGACCCAGGCGCCGCTGTCGATCATCAACGCCACCCTCCGTACCAAGAAGCCGCTGGTGCTCAATGATGCCCAAAGCGATTGCCCCGAGGCCTTCCGCCAGGAGCTGCACGCACGCAAGGCCCGTTCGGTGCTGTGCCTGCCGCTGGTGATCCAGGGCGTGCTGATCGGCCTGGTGTACCTGGAAAACCGCCTGGTGCCGAACCTTTTCGGCAGCCAGCGCCTGGCGATGCTGGAGATCCTCGCCTCGCAGGCGGCCGTGTCACTGCAGACGGCCAAGTTCTATACACGCCTGGCCGAGGACAACCAGGCCCGGGCGCAAATGGAAGAAGAACTGCGCCGATCACGCGCCGAACTTGCGCGCAGTGCCCACTTGCAGGTGATGAACGAGCTGTCGGCGTCCATTGCCCACGAGATCAGCCAGCCGCTGTTGGGCATTGCCTCCAACGCTGCGGCCAGCCTGCGTTGGCTCAAGCGCGCCGAGCCCAACCTGGAAGAGGCGATTGCCGGCCTGGAAGACATCCGCAATGACAGCGAACGCGCCGCCAACATCGTCCGCGCACTGCGCTCGCTGGCCAAACAGTCGCCAATGCAGCTCAAGGCCGTAAAGGTCGACGAGCTGATTCGCGAGGTACTGCGCCTGACCTCGGCCGATGCCGCCAAGCATCTGGTCGAGGTACAGACCCGATTGCAGGCAGGAGTGAGCGTGATGGCCGACCCGGTGCAGTTGCAGCAGCTGGTATTCAACCTGATCACCAATGCGCTGGATGCCCTGGCCGGGTATCGCAGTGATGGCGTGTTGCGGATTTCATCTGCAGTGGGTGCAGACGTGGTGGAAATCTGCGTGGACGACAACGGGCCCGGCATCTCGGTGGATGAGCGGGTGCATGTGTTTGACGCGTTTCATACCACCAAGGACGAAGGGTTGGGGATGGGGCTGGCGATCTGCAGTTCGGTGGTGCAGGCCCATGGTGGGCAGTTGCAGGCGCTGGAGTCGGCGTTTGGCGGCTGCCGGATTCGCTTCACGCTGCCTGTGAATCGTTCGTAG
- a CDS encoding response regulator gives MIRIGNAQVSLERREAFLDGKPIPLGGRAFEVLATLIKAKGRVVGKDELFSQVWAGTVVEDNNLQVQVSLLRKAFGDRGLIQTVARRGYRLAAQVSFDVPCLALGQSPFGTMADASEPFDDALNVPVLVVDDDPSVRTALGRLLRSQDIPHRLFASAEELFDARLESPCACLLLDMHLPETTGLEVQAALRRLALPWPIVFMTGFGTIPMTVQAMRAGAVEFLTKPFDEDQLLALLESVRVRAVTEGRKWQHGRQVQEKYQHLTQRERQVFSLVVGGLSHKQIAKAIGTSEVTTKVHKKNIMNKMQSRSLLELVAMHNVIEARSGA, from the coding sequence ATGATCCGAATCGGTAATGCCCAGGTGTCGCTGGAGCGGCGAGAAGCCTTTCTCGATGGCAAGCCGATCCCGTTGGGCGGGCGTGCATTCGAGGTGTTGGCCACGCTGATCAAGGCCAAGGGCCGGGTGGTCGGCAAGGATGAGCTGTTCAGTCAGGTGTGGGCCGGCACGGTGGTCGAGGACAACAACCTGCAGGTGCAGGTGTCGCTGCTGCGCAAGGCCTTCGGCGACCGCGGGCTGATCCAGACCGTGGCGCGCAGGGGGTATCGCCTGGCTGCGCAGGTCAGTTTCGACGTGCCTTGCCTGGCGCTGGGCCAGTCGCCATTTGGCACTATGGCCGATGCCAGCGAGCCGTTCGACGACGCTTTGAACGTCCCTGTGCTGGTGGTGGATGACGACCCTTCGGTGCGCACGGCACTGGGCCGCCTGCTGCGTTCGCAGGACATTCCGCACCGTTTGTTCGCCAGCGCCGAGGAGCTGTTCGACGCTCGCCTGGAAAGCCCTTGCGCCTGCCTGCTACTGGACATGCATCTGCCCGAAACCACCGGGCTTGAGGTTCAGGCTGCGCTGCGTCGGCTGGCGCTGCCCTGGCCAATCGTGTTCATGACCGGTTTCGGCACTATCCCCATGACGGTCCAGGCCATGCGCGCCGGGGCCGTGGAGTTTCTGACCAAGCCCTTCGACGAAGACCAACTGCTGGCGCTGCTTGAGTCGGTACGCGTGCGCGCGGTGACCGAGGGGCGCAAATGGCAGCACGGGCGGCAGGTCCAGGAAAAGTACCAGCACCTGACCCAGCGCGAGCGCCAGGTGTTTTCGCTGGTGGTTGGCGGCTTGTCGCACAAACAGATCGCCAAGGCGATCGGCACCAGTGAGGTAACCACCAAGGTGCACAAGAAGAACATCATGAACAAGATGCAATCCCGCTCGCTGCTGGAGCTGGTGGCCATGCACAACGTCATCGAGGCTAGGTCTGGCGCATGA
- a CDS encoding response regulator transcription factor yields the protein MSKAVCIVDDDASVRKSLGNLLRSAGFECLAFATGDVFLASGQAREAGCVLLDLKMPGMSGLEVQRELARRGWRLPVIGMSAHWEDGAVQAALANGAQACLGKPFSEEALLKVVEEALAGE from the coding sequence ATGAGCAAAGCGGTGTGCATTGTCGATGACGATGCTTCGGTGCGCAAAAGCCTGGGCAACCTGCTGCGTTCAGCAGGTTTCGAGTGCTTGGCGTTCGCCACGGGGGATGTGTTTCTGGCCTCCGGCCAGGCACGTGAGGCTGGGTGCGTTCTGCTCGATCTGAAGATGCCGGGGATGAGCGGGCTGGAGGTGCAGCGTGAGCTGGCGCGGCGGGGTTGGCGCTTGCCGGTGATTGGCATGTCGGCGCATTGGGAAGATGGCGCGGTGCAGGCGGCGCTAGCCAATGGCGCGCAGGCTTGCCTGGGTAAGCCGTTTTCCGAAGAGGCACTGCTCAAGGTGGTCGAAGAGGCGTTGGCAGGTGAATGA
- a CDS encoding DoxX family protein, translating to MPHLKTFLAPQSPTLIAIGLLFMRVMAAVLLFSIHGLPKLLNWSGELQRIEDPFGLGAPLTLGLAVFAEVVCPVLLVLGVAARLACLPVLAVLLVALVVVHPDWSLEQGQFAWLLVALYGGLALTGPGLYSVSGLIGRSKFP from the coding sequence ATGCCACACCTCAAGACCTTTCTCGCCCCGCAGTCGCCAACCCTTATCGCCATTGGCCTGCTGTTCATGCGGGTGATGGCTGCTGTGCTGCTGTTTTCCATCCACGGGTTGCCCAAGCTGCTGAACTGGAGCGGGGAGTTGCAGCGCATCGAAGATCCTTTTGGCCTGGGAGCGCCGCTGACCTTGGGCCTGGCGGTGTTTGCCGAAGTGGTCTGCCCGGTGTTGCTGGTGCTGGGCGTGGCAGCGCGGCTGGCCTGCCTGCCGGTGCTGGCGGTATTGCTCGTAGCGCTGGTGGTGGTGCATCCGGACTGGTCGCTGGAGCAGGGGCAGTTTGCCTGGTTGCTGGTGGCGCTTTATGGCGGGCTGGCGTTGACTGGGCCTGGGTTGTACTCGGTCTCCGGGCTGATCGGCCGAAGCAAGTTCCCTTGA
- a CDS encoding YifB family Mg chelatase-like AAA ATPase, which yields MSLALVHSRAQVGVQAPAVSVETHLANGLPHLTLVGLPETTVKESKDRVRSAIVNSGLNYPQRRITQNLAPADLPKDGGRYDLAIALGILAADGQVPLPALAEMECLGELALSGKLRPVQGVLPAALAAREAGRALVVPRENAEEASLAGGLVVYAAGHLLELVAHLNGQVPLPPFAANGLVLKQQPYPDLSEVQGQVAAKRALLLAAAGAHNLLFTGPPGTGKTLLASRLPGLLPPLDEQEALEVAAIQSVSGHTPLSSWPQRPFRHPHHSASGPALVGGSSRPQPGEITLAHHGVLFLDELPEFERRVLEVLREPLESGEIVIARARDKVRFPARFQLVAAMNPCPCGYLGDPTGRCRCSTEQIARYRNKLSGPLLDRIDLHLTVARETTTLNNQPSGETSADVAVKVAQAREVQQRRQGCANAFLNLEGLRSHCQLATADQAWLESACERLTLSLRAAHRLLKVARTLADLEGSQAISRGHLAEALQYRPGSS from the coding sequence ATGTCCCTCGCCCTCGTTCACAGCCGCGCCCAGGTCGGCGTGCAGGCCCCGGCGGTCAGCGTCGAAACGCACCTGGCCAACGGCCTGCCTCATCTCACCTTGGTCGGCCTGCCGGAAACCACGGTCAAGGAGAGCAAGGACCGTGTGCGCAGCGCCATCGTCAATTCCGGACTGAATTACCCGCAGCGGCGCATTACCCAGAACCTCGCGCCGGCCGACCTGCCCAAGGACGGCGGGCGTTATGACCTGGCCATCGCCTTGGGCATACTCGCCGCCGATGGCCAGGTACCGTTGCCAGCCCTGGCTGAAATGGAATGCCTGGGCGAGCTGGCCCTGTCGGGCAAGTTGCGCCCAGTGCAGGGCGTGTTGCCGGCGGCGCTGGCGGCGCGCGAGGCCGGCCGGGCATTGGTGGTGCCGCGGGAGAATGCTGAAGAAGCCAGCCTGGCGGGCGGGCTGGTGGTGTATGCAGCTGGGCACCTGCTGGAGTTGGTGGCGCATCTCAACGGGCAGGTGCCGCTACCACCATTTGCTGCCAATGGCTTGGTCCTGAAGCAACAGCCTTATCCGGACCTCAGCGAGGTACAAGGCCAGGTCGCGGCCAAGCGGGCATTGCTGTTGGCCGCTGCCGGAGCGCATAACCTGCTGTTCACCGGGCCGCCCGGCACGGGCAAGACGCTACTCGCCAGCCGCCTGCCCGGCCTGCTGCCACCTCTGGATGAGCAAGAGGCGCTGGAAGTGGCGGCGATCCAGTCGGTGAGTGGCCACACGCCGCTGAGCAGCTGGCCGCAGCGCCCATTTCGCCACCCGCACCATTCGGCCTCGGGGCCGGCGCTGGTAGGCGGCAGCAGCCGGCCGCAGCCAGGCGAGATCACCCTGGCGCACCATGGTGTGCTGTTTCTCGACGAGCTGCCAGAGTTTGAAAGGCGCGTGCTGGAAGTGCTGCGCGAGCCGCTGGAGTCGGGCGAGATCGTGATTGCGCGGGCGCGCGACAAGGTGCGTTTCCCGGCGCGCTTCCAGCTGGTGGCGGCGATGAACCCCTGCCCTTGCGGCTACCTGGGCGACCCCACCGGCCGCTGCCGCTGCAGCACCGAGCAGATAGCACGGTATCGCAACAAGCTGTCTGGCCCATTGCTGGACCGCATCGACCTGCACCTGACCGTGGCCCGCGAGACCACCACGCTCAACAACCAGCCCAGTGGGGAGACCAGCGCCGATGTGGCTGTGAAGGTGGCGCAGGCTCGGGAGGTGCAGCAGCGGCGGCAAGGCTGTGCCAATGCGTTTCTGAACCTCGAGGGATTGCGCAGCCATTGTCAGCTGGCAACGGCGGACCAGGCTTGGCTGGAAAGTGCCTGCGAGCGGCTGACGCTTTCATTGCGGGCGGCGCATCGGTTGTTGAAAGTGGCGCGGACCTTGGCAGATCTGGAAGGTAGCCAGGCGATCAGCCGGGGGCATCTGGCCGAGGCTTTACAGTACCGACCGGGCAGCAGCTAG